A genomic segment from Chlorogloeopsis sp. ULAP01 encodes:
- the coaD gene encoding pantetheine-phosphate adenylyltransferase, with protein sequence MIAIYPGSFDPVTLGHLDIIERGSRLFTQVIVAVLRNPNKMPLFTVQKRLEQIRQCTKHLPNIEVDAFDGLTVNYAQMRQASVLLRGLRAISDFEVELQMAHTNKTLSTDIETVFLATSNEYSFLSSSVVKEIARFGGSVDHLVPPHVALDIYQCYAQNQPISNPITTEAFPPRQSSAMESLKTLREQEV encoded by the coding sequence GTGATTGCCATTTATCCAGGTAGCTTTGACCCTGTTACTTTGGGACACCTTGATATCATCGAACGCGGCAGTCGGCTATTTACACAGGTGATTGTTGCCGTACTGCGGAATCCTAACAAAATGCCTCTGTTTACAGTGCAAAAACGCTTAGAACAGATTCGTCAATGTACTAAACATCTACCTAATATTGAAGTAGACGCCTTTGATGGTTTAACTGTTAATTATGCCCAAATGCGGCAAGCTTCTGTTCTGTTGCGTGGGCTAAGAGCAATTTCAGACTTTGAAGTTGAGCTACAAATGGCTCACACAAATAAAACTCTTTCTACCGATATAGAAACTGTTTTTCTGGCCACATCAAACGAGTATAGTTTTTTAAGTAGTAGTGTGGTAAAAGAGATCGCAAGGTTTGGTGGTTCTGTCGATCATCTTGTTCCCCCGCACGTCGCCCTGGATATTTACCAATGCTACGCCCAAAACCAGCCCATATCGAATCCGATCACAACGGAAGCATTCCCGCCCCGCCAGAGTTCCGCGATGGAATCTCTGAAGACTCTACGCGAACAGGAAGTATAG